A section of the Sedimentisphaera cyanobacteriorum genome encodes:
- the argJ gene encoding bifunctional glutamate N-acetyltransferase/amino-acid acetyltransferase ArgJ: MMKKHGLTAPAGFLASGVSAGIKDSGSKDLGMISCPEGAKAAGVFTTNAVVSAAVEVCRENLACARCFGVVVNSGNANACTGKKGLSDARSMCREAGKALKAEESSILAASTGIIGQHLPMQKVRCGIKASADSLSQSQKAGRDFAESILTTDTAAKQYSETVRLSGKDVTIAGAIKGAGMIAPNMATTLCFLTTDVAISKTLLQRALKEAAGESLNKLTVDGHQSTNDTALILASGKAGNAGINKAGSQDYKKFLKTLLSVCRNLTRQMALDAEGASKIFKVAVSGAASKKDARKAARAVANYDLVKCAVNGSDPNWGRIICAIGSCGAKVNVDNITCRLDRLTVFRGGRPVKFDKKRAEEIVSQKEHTISIDLGAGSSSDFCWGCDLSKKYVEINADYHT, encoded by the coding sequence ATGATGAAAAAACATGGATTAACAGCCCCTGCCGGTTTCCTCGCTTCAGGGGTCTCGGCGGGTATAAAGGATTCGGGCAGTAAAGATCTTGGAATGATAAGCTGTCCAGAAGGAGCGAAAGCCGCTGGAGTTTTTACCACAAATGCAGTTGTATCGGCGGCAGTTGAGGTTTGCAGAGAAAATCTCGCCTGCGCCAGATGCTTCGGCGTTGTGGTTAATTCGGGGAATGCAAACGCCTGCACAGGCAAAAAAGGCCTCAGCGATGCACGCAGTATGTGCAGAGAGGCAGGCAAAGCACTTAAGGCGGAAGAAAGTTCGATTCTCGCTGCCTCTACAGGGATAATCGGCCAGCATCTTCCCATGCAGAAGGTTCGCTGCGGCATTAAGGCCTCAGCAGATTCGCTTTCTCAATCACAAAAAGCGGGCAGGGATTTCGCCGAGTCAATCCTAACTACCGACACCGCAGCCAAACAGTACAGTGAAACCGTCCGGCTCTCGGGAAAAGATGTAACAATCGCAGGCGCAATAAAGGGGGCAGGTATGATAGCCCCGAATATGGCCACTACGCTCTGCTTTCTCACTACAGACGTCGCAATCAGCAAAACACTTCTGCAAAGAGCGCTGAAAGAAGCGGCAGGGGAGTCTCTCAACAAGCTTACCGTTGACGGTCATCAAAGCACTAATGACACTGCCCTGATTCTTGCATCGGGAAAGGCTGGAAATGCGGGAATAAACAAAGCCGGGAGCCAAGATTATAAGAAATTCTTAAAAACACTGCTTAGCGTATGTCGTAACCTTACCAGACAAATGGCTCTTGACGCTGAAGGGGCCTCTAAGATATTCAAAGTTGCTGTTTCGGGGGCGGCATCAAAGAAAGATGCCCGCAAAGCCGCAAGGGCAGTAGCGAATTATGATTTGGTAAAATGTGCTGTAAACGGCTCTGATCCTAACTGGGGAAGAATAATTTGTGCGATAGGCTCTTGCGGAGCTAAAGTGAATGTTGATAATATAACTTGCCGGCTCGACAGGCTTACCGTTTTTCGCGGAGGCAGGCCGGTGAAGTTTGATAAAAAACGTGCTGAAGAGATTGTATCGCAGAAAGAGCATACAATCTCAATAGACCTTGGCGCAGGCAGCAGTTCAGATTTCTGCTGGGGCTGCGATTTGAGCAAAAAGTACGTTGAAATAAATGCTGATTACCATACCTGA